DNA from Nitrospira sp.:
TTTCTGGAGTATCTGATTGATCAGGGTGTGACTTCGAACCCGTAGGTCGCAGGTTCAATTCCTGCCGGGCGCACCAAGGTCACGCGGTTACCGGAGCTTCACCGATATTCCTACCAGGTTGGTTGCGCGGAGGCTGCAGGTCCCTCTCCATCGTGTGTGACTTACTCGTCGAGCCGATCTACCGCCTGCCGATGGCCACCAGGGATTCATGTTCAGGCAACTCGACCGTTATCATGATCGAGCTGTACTCATAACTGTGAACATCGAGAATAGTTCAGGACTCGCATCTCGCCGCTCATTTTGGGGAGGCAAAATGATGAGGAAACGTCAGGCAGGGGTGCTGGCCACCTGCATCCTCATCCTCATGACGAGTCTGCCTGGTGCACGGGCGACATCGAACGACACACCCGGCACTGACGGGCCGTCGCTGGAGGAGACGTTGGCGTTTATCAAAGACACGTGGGGAGCGTGCTCAACAATGCACAGTGGTTTGCAACGCATGATGGCTAAGGACGGATCACTCTGGCATGTGGATCGAATGGCGAAGGTCGACGTGGTTCTTATGCCTCCATCAGCTCTCAAAGTTGTTACACGTCTGAATGAACTGAGGAAGTTGAGCGGGATATTCGCACTCCAATCACCAGCAGAAAGGATTCAGGAGTTCGACTTGAATGCACTATCGCCTAACGTGAACCCGGAGCGGGAAGGTGAGAATATTTTTGGAATTCGGTTACGTTGTGCCCGCGGCGCGTGTATAACGGAATGGCTAGCGTCTCTCGCGATACATGGTAAACCCATGCACGAACTAAAAACCGGCAGGGTAGCCATCACGAGCCTCGAAGACCTGGTGTATGAGGATGGTACCCCAAAAGACAAACCGGGGGAAAAGAAGGGGGAGGTGTATATTCCTGTCTGTGATATGGCATCCTTAGAAAGCCTTTCGAAGGCCTTTCAGCACGCCATCGTCAAAGCTGGCGGAAAGAAGCCGCTGTTTTAGCAGGCTGTGGTACGAGCAAGGCTTGAGAAGCAGGAAAGGAGTCGATCTCTGAAACTCCTCCCTTGATTTTCGTTCATCCGTCTGTGTAGCCTTCCCATCTGTAGAATTTCCGACACCTGAACCGCTCAGAGGGCGCTCTCGAACCCCATAGATTTCACGTTCAATTGATGCCAGGGCGCTCGACAGAGGATGCTTTCTCTACGGGTCAGGAATGTAGGGGGTTCATTCCGCTAAAGTTGGATAGATCCGTGATGGAGTTTCGTCCACTATACCGTTCATGCGCGAAAGCGGTTATGCCCTGCGGAGGTTTTGCCGATATAGAAGGCAGACGACCATCGGAGCGCTATACTGCGAACAGAAGCAGCGGTTTGCCTGGACCAGACAATGTCCCTGTTGTGGGAGACCACTTGAGAAGCTGGATCCGATGACCCCCTGGATCTGTGAGTGCGGATGGCGCAGTCAATGAATCGAGCAAGAAGAGGGAGGTACCATGATCCCCGTTTTGCACGACGTGAGAGCAGCATTTTTCCTCTTGATCGCACTCGCCATGCTGTTGTTTATCTGTGCGCTGGCCGGATTAGGAGCGGTGCTACAACCGGCCCGTTGGTCTGAGCGCAAAGGCGGTCGCTGAACGAAAGTGTCTGTCAGTATAGGTTAGCAGCTGGCTTAATCGCGTTCTTGTCTGATCAAAGAAGATTCTCCCTCCTGTCTCTCCAAATATGTGAAATCATTAGGCATCCTGCCATCGATCCGCTAAGCTCCTGTTAAAGAATCAGTTTTCAACGCCGGTGCTATATTTGTTTTGTGTGGAGAAGATAACTGGCGAGCCTCCAGGTGATCCTCATTACATTGATTGTTTCTGGATCGATTGAGGGGCTGAATGGGAATGTTGCATGGAGGAGAAGGGTCATGAATAAGGTGATGGCGAAGTCCGGAGCGCTGATGGTGATGGGACTGATCTTGTTGTCAAACCAGGGCTGTAACACGAAATGGCTCAAGTCTGACGGTGAAGCTGGATCCGAGAGTGGGAGTGCGAAGCTTCCAAGCATGTCAGGACTAGGCTCAATAGGCTCAAGCGGCGAATTGAGCGGTTTTTCTCGCAATCCGTCGGAAGAGCGGCTTACGCAAGGCGGATATTCGACGGCACTGAACCCGTCAGGACTCAGCCCACGTCAGCGTGCCGAACTAACAAAAGAGGAAAAGGCTGCCGTGGAAGCAGGGTTGCAGGATGTTTTCTTTCGTTATGACCAGTGGACCCTGTCGGATACCGGGATGGAAGCACTCAATCATGACGCTGCTTATCTCAAGGATCATCCAGCGGCCGTGCTGAAAATTGAAGGGCACTGTGACGAGCGAGGCACCAGCGACTATAACATGGTTTTGGGCGACAAACGCGCCAAGGCAGCGCGGAACTATCTTGCGGAAGCCGGGGTGAATCCTAAACAGATGGCGATCGTGTCTTTCGGCAAAGAGCGCCCCTTTTGCTTTGATCGGGATGAGCCCTGCTATCGGCAGAACCGCCGCGACCACATGCTTCTGACTACCAAGAAGTAAGGCGCTTCATGTGAGTTGTGCGTTTCGGGGACGGGCCTCAAAAAGATCTGTCGATCACCTCAGATAATAGATAAATTAGACAAGGGCCTCCTCTTTGAACAAGTTCAGTTCTCTCTTCAAGTCAGATGCACCCGATCAGACCCCGTCCAAACCTCGACCACAGGACCGGCGAGTCCAACCGAGATTCACCACGCAATTTCGCAGCACTTTCTCGGGTGAGAAACAGGAAGGACAGGGAAGAACTCTGGATGTTTCAGCCGGCGGTTGTAAAATTGAAAGCGACATGATGGTGGAGCAAGGTGCGAAGTTCGAATGCCGACTCCACATTCCAGGCCTTGATTGGCCTTTGCGGATCGAAGAAGCGACGGTCCGTTGGGTTGATGGCAATAGTTTTGGGATCGCGTTTTCGCGTATCGCTCCAGAAGAGTTTGGAAAGCTCAAGACGGTACTCTCCGAACTTGAACAGGACGAGTAGTTCTCCCCTAATCGCTGCAGCGCAGACACGGCCACTCTCGTATGATTTCTTGATGGAGTGTTCGGCAGTGGATCTCGTCGCTCTCTCGTTCCGCTGTGGGGCGATGTGCCCTCCCAGGCTATCCTGAACACGGTTGACATGGCTGCCATAACTGTCAGAAAGTACAGAATGGTTAAGGTTTGAATCAAAAATTTCGGCATGAGGATAGAGAAAGGAGTGGGGAGTGGAACAGAGGTATGCGATCACCGTGAAATTCTTCGTCGATGCCGATTCTGCGGAAGATGCTGAAGAGATGGTCGAAACTGCCTGTGAAAAGGCCTCGGCCTCATTCCCGGAAATGAGTTACGAAGGGATTGAGGATATTGAGGAAGAAGAAGAGGAGTAGTCGGTCTTCGTCAACTGAAAGCATCTCTCCATTCGCCGACAAATCGCACAATGGGAGACGAATCTCACTTGATCTCATCGGAGAAGGAAGTCGCTATTCTCGCAGGCGGCTGTTTTTGGTGTCTTGAGGCGGTTTATGATCAGGTCCAGGGAGTGGAATCGGTCGAGTCAGGTTACGTCGGTGGAACCCTGGACAATCCTACATACGAAGCCGTGTGCGGGGGGCAGACCGGCCATGCTGAAGCCGTACGGATCACGTTTGATCCTCGAATGATCTCCTACAAAGAACTCCTTGAAATCTTTTTTTCCATTCATGATCCCACGACCCTCAATCGGCAAGGAAACGATCGAGGCACCCAATACCGCTCATCAATTTATTACGGTAGTCCGGCACAGCAACAAACAGCTGAGAGGCTCATCCAATCGCTTTCGGAAGGGAAGCTGTTCGACACTCCTATCGTAACTCAAGTTGTACCGGCTACCCAATGGTATGAAGCAGAAGCTTACCATCAAGAGTATTTCGTCCGAAATCCTTCCCAAGGCTACTGCCAGGTTGTGGTGGGTCCAAAAGTCGCCAAGTTTAGAAAACAGTTTGCCCAACGCCTCAAAGTCTAGGCTAGACCTCGCTCACCGGCTGAACCATCTCGTCAGTATCTCCTTTACCGCCCCGAACACCGCCGGTTTCTGAAATATCTGATGCAATTTGACAAGAACTTCGGCATGCACAGGGCAAAACGGCCATGCCCCGGCCGGATTGCCTTGAACTTGAGCGATGATCAAGCCATCAGCTTGGTCGATCGGAGAATGGAGGACGATCAAGGGACTGTTCGGATCAAGTAAGCAGGTATCGTCCGCCTTACCTGATTGCTCGGTAGCCGCATGACGAATCTGCACATGCTGTTCACCCTCGGAGAAGACGGTGTCTCCATCCCGAATGGGGCCGGTCGGCGCCAAAGAATACAGAACCAGCGGAGCAACCAGAACGATGACTGCGGCAAGGCCGATCGACCAGAGCGGAGGCTCACTCCTATTACTCTCATCGCTTGTCGATGCTGCAGTCATGCCCAACTAATTGTCCGGCTGCGCAGCCGTTCCCTAATCCCGAAGTCCTGAAGCAGGTCAGATGGCATGCCACCCCACGAGGGTGTGAACAAGGCGTGAAAGGTCTGTCACTCTCTCATCGCCTTGGCCTGTCCTCGTCACTGTAGGTTCCAAAAGAAAATTAACAGTCTTGTAATACTGCGGTTACCCTCTCGCAATCCTGAGCGATTACATGGAAGCCGACAGCAACGGTTACCTTAAGCAGGGAGGAACCCAATGATACGGCCATTTTGGAAAACGATCGCGCTTGGAATTCTTGTGCGGTCCGCTCTTTATCTTATCTGCTTTCCTGAGCCATCGTCGGCTGAGCTGAGAGATCCATTTGCCGTTGGAGGTGCACATTCAGAATTGGCTCATTATAGCCCGAAGAAGCAGGTCGCAGGTGCGTTCAAACTTCAAGGCTCGGACGCGCTGTATCCATTGCTCACCCGCCTCAGTGCTGACTTCCAGAAATTTCAACCGAAGGTGAACATCGATTTAAAAAAAGAAAGCCCGAAAGCGGTGTCCGAGTTTCTGCAGCCTCCGCATCACAAAACCGGCAAGATCATGATGATGGACGATCGGGAATCCAGCTTCAAACTGCTGGTTACAACGCATCAGCTCTCTGACGCCGAAGTGAAAGAATTCGTCGCTCAACATGACTATGAACCGACTACCGTGCCTATAGCCATCGGTGCCGGCGCGCTGTATGTGCACAAGGAGAACCCACTGCCTGGCCTGACTCTAGACCAAGCTGATGCCATGTTCTCGTCCACGCGGAAACGAGGATTCAAGACAGCCATTTCCCAGTGGGGACAACTTGGATTGGGTGAAGGCTGGAAGGAGGCGGCAATCCAGCTCCATGGCCGTGATAGACGGTCGGAAGCCCGGTCAGCTTTTCAGGAACATGTGCTCAGTGGCGGTGAATTCAAATCAAGCGTCCAAGAACATCCTGGCGGGGCGACAGTTATCTTCAATATCGAGCGAGACCAGACGGCGATAGGCTACAGCGGACTGGACTTGCATGCGTCAAATGTACGAGCCCTCCCAATTGCGGAGAAGGAAGGGATGCCGTTTGTATCACCATCTCGAGAAACGGTAATTGATCAGACCTATCCGTTGCAAGCTGTGTTGTATCTGCACTTCGACAAGTCGCCCAAGAGGCCTTTGCCTGAGGCAGTCCAGGAATTCTTAACCTTCATCATAAGTCGGGAGGCGGAAGAGATTATGATGAAGGCGGGATTGTTCCCCTTACCTCCCGCCCAAGCTGAGCGCAGGGCCGTTGCCTTCGGCGTTCCTACCGGACTGAGTCAATGATCAGTCAAAATCCGGTGAGAACAACGCAATTCGAGTTTCGACGCGCTACGCAATTTTTACCCAGGAGGATTTCACATGAGAGGACTGTGCCGGGCGGCGGATACTGCCCGAGTGATGCTTATTACCGCACTCACAGCCGCGACCGTCGCGTTGTTCCAGCAACCCATATTGGCCCAGGACCTTTCAACAAGTATGAAGCCGTTGCCTACTCCTGTGCTCATGGCTCAACAGGTCGAAGCAGGGCCGGAAAAACAAGGATCACCGTCGGCAGGCCAGGCCACACAGGGCGGAATATCGCTGGAAGATCTTCTCCTCCAAAGGGGATCCATTACTAAGGATGAGTGGCTCAGAATTCGCGCGGAAGAAGAATACAAGGCCATAGAGCAAACAAAGCGGTTAGAAACCCTGGAGGATTGGAAAAGCAAAACTGAAGTACTTCCGATCCTCAGGGACAAGGTTAATTTCGGCCTGAACGCGCTGCAATTTGTGTATGGGCACGTCGACGCCAGTGTTCCCGAAGGGAGAAGTCAAGATAGTTTGTTTATTCGCCGAGCAGAGCTGGTTTTCTGGGGAAAGCTGAGTGACTATCTTCCTCGCTGGCACATCTTGTTGGAATTTCAAAGTAGCGGTCTGACGAACAACACGCCCCTGTCCGGTACGTCAGTTCCGACCGCTACAACTTCCTTTCGAGAAGCCTATATCGACGTTCGTCCGGTCCAAGCATGGGCGCCCATTCTCAATGTCATCAAGATGGGGGTCTTCCGGATGCCCTTCGGCATCTTCACTGAGACGTCCGGAGGTCTTCGGGATGTCATCAGTTCTCCCTATTTGACTGCTGTGGGAGGAGGTGGTGGACCACCACAGAATAAGAACGGTACGGGTGGGGCCATTGAGTTTATTCAAGAACGCGATTACTTTGTCGACGTTCGAGGCAAGCTTTGGAACCGCCTCGAATACGTGGTCGGTATCATGAATAACAATAACTTTCAAGCCAATGCGATCGTCAATACTGCAGCGGGGATCGGGGGGGCCAATCAGCCTAAGGCATTCTACACCCGTTGGCGTCTTTTTGGGGACGACGTCTCGTTTGTAAGTTTCACCACCATTCAGGGCACATCAAACAACGCCGGCACGTTCATTAATGGTCGAGGTAAAGGGACCTTTGACCGCTATGGCGTAGATTTTCGCTACAACCCAAGGTTCCTGCCTGCTTTCACGACCTACGGAGAATACTGGCAAGGACATGACGGTTCGAATGCGACCACGGTAGGAACTCCGGCCGACGGCGCCTGCCTTGACACCTGCGGTGGTTCCGGTGCACCGGGCGTGCAACGACGCACATGGTACGTTCTGGCAAAGTATCTCTTTACGGAAGGGCTGCTCGAAAACTTTGAGCCGGTCTACATGTATGAGCAATTCGACCCCAATACCAGCATGGGGAACGACCTCTACACTAGGCAAATCCTCGGCTTCACCTATTATTTCGAAAATTTCCCGCCGAAAATGCAGTCCAAAATCCAGTTCAATTACGAGTTCCGACACCACGCCGGCCTTGGAACCGGACCTAACACACCGCCATATAACTCCGCCACAGACCCATTCGCGAACAATGCATTCTTCTTGATGGTCCAGTTACGGTATATGTAATGAGTGCGCATGATGATTCGTTAGCTTCATCGTCGGTTTGACACTCCGTACTGGAAC
Protein-coding regions in this window:
- a CDS encoding OmpA family protein codes for the protein MNKVMAKSGALMVMGLILLSNQGCNTKWLKSDGEAGSESGSAKLPSMSGLGSIGSSGELSGFSRNPSEERLTQGGYSTALNPSGLSPRQRAELTKEEKAAVEAGLQDVFFRYDQWTLSDTGMEALNHDAAYLKDHPAAVLKIEGHCDERGTSDYNMVLGDKRAKAARNYLAEAGVNPKQMAIVSFGKERPFCFDRDEPCYRQNRRDHMLLTTKK
- a CDS encoding PilZ domain-containing protein, whose amino-acid sequence is MNKFSSLFKSDAPDQTPSKPRPQDRRVQPRFTTQFRSTFSGEKQEGQGRTLDVSAGGCKIESDMMVEQGAKFECRLHIPGLDWPLRIEEATVRWVDGNSFGIAFSRIAPEEFGKLKTVLSELEQDE
- the msrA gene encoding peptide-methionine (S)-S-oxide reductase MsrA, which gives rise to MISSEKEVAILAGGCFWCLEAVYDQVQGVESVESGYVGGTLDNPTYEAVCGGQTGHAEAVRITFDPRMISYKELLEIFFSIHDPTTLNRQGNDRGTQYRSSIYYGSPAQQQTAERLIQSLSEGKLFDTPIVTQVVPATQWYEAEAYHQEYFVRNPSQGYCQVVVGPKVAKFRKQFAQRLKV
- a CDS encoding substrate-binding domain-containing protein, yielding MIRPFWKTIALGILVRSALYLICFPEPSSAELRDPFAVGGAHSELAHYSPKKQVAGAFKLQGSDALYPLLTRLSADFQKFQPKVNIDLKKESPKAVSEFLQPPHHKTGKIMMMDDRESSFKLLVTTHQLSDAEVKEFVAQHDYEPTTVPIAIGAGALYVHKENPLPGLTLDQADAMFSSTRKRGFKTAISQWGQLGLGEGWKEAAIQLHGRDRRSEARSAFQEHVLSGGEFKSSVQEHPGGATVIFNIERDQTAIGYSGLDLHASNVRALPIAEKEGMPFVSPSRETVIDQTYPLQAVLYLHFDKSPKRPLPEAVQEFLTFIISREAEEIMMKAGLFPLPPAQAERRAVAFGVPTGLSQ